From a single Arachnia propionica genomic region:
- the gap gene encoding type I glyceraldehyde-3-phosphate dehydrogenase, whose translation MTVKVGINGFGRIGRNYFRALVASGADLEVVAVNDLTDNKTLAHLLKYDSILGRFPEEVSYDDDAIKVGGKEIKAFAEKDPANLPWGKLGVDIVIESTGFFTDATKAKAHLDAGAKKVLISAPAKNEDITIVMGVNDDKYDPAAHNIISNASCTTNCLAPMAKALNDGLGIVKGLMTTIHAYTQDQNLQDGPHKDLRRARAAALNIVPTTTGAAKAVSLVLPELKGKLDGYALRVPTPTGSATDLTFEAPRETTVEEINEIVKKAADGRVLVYTDEPIVSTDIETDSASCTFDAQLTKVIGNQVKVVGWYDNEWGYSNRLVDLTVLVGSKL comes from the coding sequence ATGACCGTCAAGGTTGGAATCAACGGCTTTGGCCGCATTGGACGCAACTACTTCCGCGCGCTCGTTGCATCCGGCGCTGACCTCGAGGTGGTTGCCGTCAACGACCTCACTGACAACAAGACCCTTGCCCACCTCCTGAAATACGACTCCATCCTCGGACGCTTCCCCGAAGAAGTCTCCTACGACGATGACGCCATCAAGGTGGGTGGTAAGGAGATCAAGGCCTTCGCCGAGAAGGATCCGGCGAATCTTCCCTGGGGCAAGCTGGGGGTCGACATCGTCATCGAGTCCACCGGTTTCTTCACCGACGCCACCAAGGCCAAGGCCCACCTGGATGCCGGTGCCAAGAAAGTGTTGATCTCTGCCCCGGCCAAGAACGAGGACATCACCATCGTCATGGGGGTCAATGACGACAAGTATGATCCGGCGGCCCACAACATCATCTCCAATGCGTCCTGCACCACCAACTGCCTGGCCCCAATGGCAAAGGCCCTCAATGATGGTCTCGGTATCGTCAAGGGCCTGATGACCACCATCCACGCCTATACCCAGGACCAGAACTTGCAGGATGGCCCGCACAAGGATCTGCGCCGTGCCCGCGCAGCCGCCCTCAACATCGTGCCGACCACAACCGGTGCCGCGAAGGCCGTTTCCCTGGTGCTGCCCGAGTTGAAGGGCAAGCTCGACGGGTACGCGCTGCGTGTTCCGACCCCCACCGGTTCCGCCACGGATCTCACCTTCGAGGCTCCCCGTGAGACCACGGTTGAGGAAATCAACGAAATCGTGAAGAAGGCCGCCGATGGTCGGGTCCTCGTCTACACCGATGAGCCCATTGTCAGCACGGACATCGAGACCGACTCGGCCTCCTGCACTTTCGACGCCCAGCTGACCAAGGTCATCGGCAATCAGGTCAAGGTCGTCGGCTGGTACGACAACGAGTGGGGCTATTCGAATCGCCTCGTGGACCTCACGGTGCTCGTTGGCAGCAAGCTCTGA
- a CDS encoding uridine diphosphate-N-acetylglucosamine-binding protein YvcK, with product MNRPRGSAIVAFGGGHGLHTSLTALRRITDRLTAVVTVADDGGSSGRLRREFGCLPPGDLRMALAALCGDDQVGRRWAGVLQSRFSGDGPLSGHAIGNLLIAGLWQQLDDPVAGLDMVGELLRTRGRVLPMSSVPLQIEADVLGLDPLAPDELCTLAGQATVAKTRATVQSVRLIPENPPAHPEAVAAVRQADAIVMGPGSWFTSVIPHLLVPELREAILSTPARRILVMNIAAADETDGFTASRHIELLAEHAPTLRLDFVLADVGFVGSDRHLTRFAASLGAELAVADIRCHDGSARHDPKRLADAYQELLAS from the coding sequence ATGAACCGACCGAGAGGATCCGCCATCGTCGCTTTCGGGGGAGGCCACGGACTCCACACCTCCCTGACTGCCCTGCGTCGGATCACCGACCGGCTCACGGCCGTGGTCACGGTGGCTGATGACGGCGGCTCCTCCGGAAGATTGCGCAGGGAGTTCGGCTGCCTGCCGCCCGGCGATCTCCGCATGGCCCTGGCGGCACTGTGCGGCGACGACCAGGTGGGGCGGCGTTGGGCGGGCGTTCTTCAATCGAGGTTCTCCGGAGATGGGCCGCTGAGTGGACACGCCATCGGGAATCTGCTCATAGCAGGTCTCTGGCAGCAGTTGGATGATCCCGTGGCGGGCCTCGACATGGTTGGGGAGCTGCTCAGGACCCGGGGTAGGGTGCTTCCGATGAGCTCGGTTCCCCTGCAGATCGAGGCCGATGTGCTGGGACTCGACCCGCTTGCCCCGGATGAGCTGTGCACCTTGGCGGGGCAGGCAACTGTCGCCAAGACCCGAGCGACGGTCCAGTCGGTTCGGTTGATACCTGAGAATCCACCCGCCCATCCGGAGGCGGTGGCGGCGGTCCGGCAGGCCGACGCGATCGTAATGGGGCCTGGATCCTGGTTCACCTCGGTGATCCCACATCTGCTGGTCCCGGAACTGCGTGAAGCGATCCTTTCCACGCCGGCCCGCCGCATCCTCGTCATGAATATTGCTGCCGCTGATGAAACCGATGGGTTTACTGCCTCGCGGCACATCGAGTTGCTGGCGGAGCACGCGCCGACTCTGCGCCTCGACTTCGTGTTGGCTGACGTCGGTTTCGTCGGTTCCGATCGCCATCTCACCAGGTTCGCCGCCTCGCTTGGAGCTGAACTGGCGGTTGCCGACATCCGCTGTCACGACGGCAGTGCTCGCCACGATCCGAAACGACTCGCTGATGCCTACCAGGAGCTTCTTGCCAGCTGA
- the ettA gene encoding energy-dependent translational throttle protein EttA, translated as MAEFIYTMQKVRKTAGEKLILDDVTLAFFPGAKIGVVGPNGAGKSTLLKVMAGLEQPNNGEANLAKGASVGILLQEPPLTEGKTVQENVEEAVADIKAKMKRFDEIGMEMAEPDADFDSLMAEMGNLQTELDAHNAWDIDARLEQAMDALQCPPPDTVVDILSGGERRRVALCKLLLQQPDLLLLDEPTNHLDAESVNWLEGHLKTYPGAVLAVTHDRYFLDNVAEWICEVDRGKLHPYEGNYSTYLETKRQRLQIEGKKDAKRAKILEKELEWVRSSPKARQAKNKARLQRYEELAAEAERFRKIDTAEINIPPGPRLGSVVLEVKDLNKGFGDRVLIKDLSFSLPRAGIVGIIGPNGVGKTTLFKTITGQEEADAGTVKVGETVSFSYVDQNRAGIDAEENVWQVVSDGLDHIKVANFEMPSRAYVASFGFKGPDQQKKAGVLSGGERNRLNLALTLKQGGNVLLLDEPTNDLDVETLSSLEDALLEFPGCAVVISHDRWFLDRVATHMLAWEGEDEDGTPRWFWFEGNFADYEANKIERLGADAARPHASKHRRLTR; from the coding sequence ATGGCGGAGTTCATCTACACGATGCAGAAGGTCCGCAAAACTGCGGGCGAGAAACTGATCCTCGATGACGTCACGCTGGCGTTCTTCCCCGGCGCGAAGATCGGTGTCGTGGGTCCGAATGGCGCGGGCAAGTCGACGCTGCTGAAGGTGATGGCGGGGCTGGAGCAGCCGAACAACGGAGAGGCCAACCTCGCCAAGGGGGCCAGCGTCGGCATTCTTCTGCAGGAGCCGCCACTGACAGAGGGCAAGACGGTCCAGGAGAACGTCGAAGAGGCCGTGGCCGACATCAAGGCGAAGATGAAACGCTTCGACGAGATCGGTATGGAGATGGCCGAACCTGACGCGGACTTCGACTCTCTGATGGCCGAGATGGGCAATCTCCAGACCGAACTCGACGCCCACAACGCCTGGGACATTGATGCCCGCCTGGAACAAGCCATGGATGCTCTCCAGTGTCCCCCGCCGGACACCGTCGTCGACATTCTGTCCGGAGGAGAACGGCGTCGCGTCGCCCTGTGTAAACTGCTGCTCCAGCAACCCGACCTGTTGCTTCTCGACGAGCCGACCAACCACCTCGACGCCGAATCCGTGAACTGGCTCGAAGGACACCTCAAGACTTACCCCGGGGCAGTATTGGCCGTCACCCACGACCGCTACTTCCTGGACAACGTCGCCGAGTGGATCTGCGAAGTCGACCGCGGGAAGCTGCATCCTTACGAGGGCAACTACTCCACCTATCTGGAGACCAAACGACAGCGCCTCCAGATCGAGGGCAAGAAGGACGCCAAGCGTGCCAAAATCTTGGAGAAGGAACTCGAATGGGTCCGCTCCTCCCCGAAGGCTCGTCAGGCCAAGAACAAGGCCCGCTTGCAGCGCTACGAAGAGCTTGCGGCCGAAGCCGAGCGGTTCCGCAAGATCGACACCGCCGAGATCAACATCCCGCCCGGTCCGCGGCTGGGATCGGTCGTGCTCGAGGTCAAAGACCTCAACAAGGGTTTCGGGGACCGGGTGCTGATCAAGGACCTGTCGTTCTCGCTGCCGCGCGCTGGCATTGTCGGCATCATCGGCCCCAACGGTGTCGGCAAAACCACCTTGTTCAAGACCATCACCGGCCAGGAGGAGGCCGATGCCGGAACCGTGAAGGTCGGTGAGACGGTTTCGTTCAGCTACGTGGACCAGAACCGCGCTGGAATCGACGCGGAGGAGAACGTGTGGCAGGTGGTCTCCGATGGCCTCGACCACATCAAGGTGGCGAACTTCGAGATGCCGTCGCGGGCCTACGTGGCCTCCTTCGGTTTCAAGGGCCCCGACCAGCAGAAGAAGGCCGGGGTGCTCTCTGGTGGTGAACGCAACCGCCTCAACCTGGCGCTGACCCTCAAACAGGGTGGCAACGTGCTGCTGCTCGACGAACCCACCAACGACCTCGACGTGGAGACCCTCTCCAGTCTTGAGGATGCGCTGCTGGAGTTCCCGGGCTGCGCCGTCGTGATCTCCCACGATCGGTGGTTCCTGGACCGGGTGGCCACCCACATGCTTGCCTGGGAGGGCGAGGACGAGGACGGAACACCGCGCTGGTTTTGGTTCGAGGGCAACTTCGCTGACTACGAGGCAAACAAGATCGAACGGCTCGGCGCCGATGCGGCCCGACCGCACGCATCCAAGCACCGCAGACTGACCCGCTGA
- the rapZ gene encoding RNase adapter RapZ: protein MVEVQGPAEIVIVTGLSGAGRRTAAHTMEDLGWYVVDNLPPAMLPILVDRMGMTERLAVVVDVRSREEFEQLPTSFAEVKARGCRVTVLFLEASDDVIVQRQESNRRPLPLQYDGRLLDGIVRERRLLADLRASADIVVDTSRLSARQLAQRISNHFGTDATDNLSVALMSFGFKNGLPVDADIVFDVRFLPNPYWVPELRPKTGLSPDVASYVLSQEAAQEFQGCMLGIIDVAAPGYLTEGKRQVTVAIGCTGGKHRSTSMTEELASRLRARGYGVSVLHRDLGKE from the coding sequence ATGGTGGAAGTGCAGGGGCCTGCGGAGATCGTGATCGTGACCGGATTGTCCGGAGCAGGACGGCGTACAGCCGCCCACACCATGGAGGATCTCGGATGGTACGTGGTGGACAACCTACCTCCAGCGATGCTGCCGATTCTCGTGGACAGGATGGGGATGACCGAGCGACTGGCGGTTGTGGTCGACGTGCGTTCCCGTGAGGAGTTCGAGCAGCTGCCCACCTCTTTCGCAGAGGTCAAGGCGCGAGGTTGTCGCGTCACGGTGCTGTTCCTGGAGGCCAGCGACGACGTGATCGTGCAACGTCAGGAGTCCAACCGCCGACCGCTTCCGCTGCAATATGACGGTCGGCTGCTTGACGGCATCGTGCGTGAACGGCGTCTTCTGGCGGATTTGCGGGCCTCCGCCGACATCGTCGTCGACACATCCCGGCTCAGTGCCCGACAGCTCGCCCAGCGCATCTCCAATCATTTCGGGACCGATGCCACGGACAACCTGAGCGTCGCTCTGATGTCGTTCGGCTTCAAGAACGGACTGCCGGTCGATGCCGACATCGTCTTCGATGTGCGTTTCCTGCCAAACCCGTACTGGGTTCCGGAGCTGCGTCCTAAGACCGGGCTTTCGCCGGACGTCGCCTCCTATGTGCTCTCTCAAGAGGCCGCCCAGGAGTTCCAGGGATGCATGCTGGGAATCATCGATGTGGCGGCCCCCGGATATCTCACGGAGGGTAAGCGTCAGGTCACCGTTGCGATCGGGTGTACGGGAGGCAAGCACCGTTCCACATCCATGACCGAGGAACTGGCGAGCCGGTTGCGCGCTCGAGGATACGGTGTCAGTGTGCTGCATCGGGATCTGGGGAAGGAATGA
- a CDS encoding biotin transporter BioY has protein sequence MSESARSFRGGDLAYVAVFAALIAALAIVPGFNIGPVPFTLQTIGVGLAGLCLGAWRGFSAVLLYLLVGAAGLPVFARGGAGLASFAGPTGGYLLAFPLAALLAGFVATMALKRGLSASTPVIFFLGLLLGRYLIILPLGVVGMMRAGGMDFGKALGIDMAFWVSDAIKSVVVVILAYAVHRAFPRLLAQR, from the coding sequence GTGTCTGAATCGGCTCGTTCCTTCCGGGGAGGCGACCTCGCCTACGTGGCCGTGTTCGCAGCCCTCATCGCCGCGCTCGCGATCGTGCCCGGTTTCAACATCGGTCCCGTTCCATTCACCCTGCAGACCATCGGCGTCGGTCTTGCGGGCCTATGTCTGGGTGCCTGGCGTGGATTCTCGGCGGTCCTGCTGTACCTCCTGGTTGGGGCAGCTGGTCTTCCCGTCTTCGCCCGCGGAGGGGCTGGGCTCGCATCCTTCGCGGGTCCGACCGGTGGCTACTTGCTGGCTTTCCCGCTGGCCGCGCTGCTGGCTGGATTCGTCGCTACAATGGCGCTGAAACGAGGACTAAGTGCTAGTACTCCGGTGATCTTCTTCCTGGGCCTACTCCTGGGTCGCTATCTCATCATCCTCCCCCTAGGGGTGGTCGGAATGATGCGAGCCGGTGGGATGGACTTCGGCAAGGCGCTCGGGATTGACATGGCGTTCTGGGTGAGTGACGCCATCAAGAGCGTGGTCGTTGTGATCCTGGCCTACGCGGTTCACCGAGCTTTCCCACGCCTGCTGGCCCAGCGGTGA
- the uvrC gene encoding excinuclease ABC subunit UvrC, producing the protein MADPASYRPRPGSIPTDPGVYRFFDAFGNIIYVGKAKNLRSRLNSYFADPSSLHFRTQTMVRTAARVEWTVVANELEALQLEYTWIQQFDPRFNVKYRDDKSYPWLAITWNETYPRVFVGRGAKRRGTRYFGPFGQAWAIRETVDALLRVFPMRSCTDGVFKRARASGRPCLLGDIGKCSAPCVGRVGSEEHREIVDGFCRFMAGDSDRIVQELEREMFEASAEMNFERAAVLRDQLAGLTKAQERNTVVLPETTRADVVGFADDGQQVAVQIFHIRGGRITGERGWIADRSDDRDLAELLEPFLLQLYTDENPPPPLILSSVPAEPELIALLEEMRGARVEVRVPVRGDKRTLLETVLRNAELSLQQQATRRASDLTTRNRALEEIADALGLAEPPLRIECFDISHTQGSEVVGSMVVFEDGLARKSDYRRFVIKSFEGSNDVAAMDEVLSRRLGRLLDERGRDEGESGPLLVDPTTGAPRKFAYAPALIVVDGGSPQVAAAARVLEEFGLSGQIALCGLAKRLEEVWLPGEEYPVILPRASEGLYLLQRVRDEAHRFAITHHRSRRSKSMLSSALDAVPGLGEMRRKALLSHFGSLKKLRGATPEEIAAVPGIGATLAAAIHEAVSGVGGEALNLATGEVTPT; encoded by the coding sequence ATGGCTGACCCGGCCAGCTACCGGCCCAGGCCGGGCAGCATCCCCACGGATCCCGGCGTCTACCGGTTCTTCGACGCCTTCGGGAACATCATCTATGTCGGCAAGGCGAAGAACCTGCGTTCCCGCCTGAACTCCTATTTCGCCGATCCTTCGTCGCTGCACTTTCGCACCCAGACGATGGTCAGGACCGCTGCCAGGGTGGAGTGGACCGTGGTGGCGAACGAGCTTGAGGCACTCCAGCTCGAATACACCTGGATCCAACAGTTCGACCCGCGGTTCAACGTCAAGTACCGCGACGACAAGTCCTACCCGTGGCTTGCGATCACCTGGAACGAAACCTATCCCCGGGTGTTCGTCGGTCGCGGCGCGAAGCGACGCGGCACCCGCTACTTCGGTCCCTTCGGACAGGCCTGGGCCATCCGGGAAACAGTGGACGCGCTGCTGCGGGTGTTCCCCATGCGGTCCTGCACCGACGGAGTGTTCAAACGCGCCAGGGCATCGGGGCGTCCGTGCCTGCTGGGCGACATCGGGAAGTGCTCGGCCCCATGCGTTGGGAGAGTGGGCTCGGAGGAGCACCGGGAGATCGTAGATGGTTTTTGCCGTTTCATGGCAGGAGATTCGGATCGCATCGTCCAGGAACTGGAACGCGAGATGTTTGAGGCCTCCGCCGAGATGAACTTCGAACGGGCCGCAGTGCTGCGCGACCAGTTGGCGGGACTGACGAAGGCCCAGGAACGCAACACGGTGGTGCTGCCGGAGACCACCAGGGCCGACGTGGTGGGTTTCGCCGACGACGGCCAGCAGGTGGCGGTTCAGATCTTCCACATCCGCGGCGGTCGGATCACGGGGGAGCGGGGCTGGATCGCCGACCGTTCCGACGACCGCGACTTGGCTGAGCTGCTGGAACCCTTCCTGCTCCAGCTCTACACCGACGAGAACCCGCCACCCCCGCTGATCCTCAGCTCCGTACCCGCCGAGCCGGAGCTGATCGCCCTGCTCGAAGAGATGCGCGGCGCGCGGGTCGAAGTGCGGGTCCCGGTCCGAGGCGACAAGCGCACCCTCCTGGAAACCGTGCTGCGCAACGCCGAGCTGTCCCTGCAGCAGCAGGCAACCAGGCGGGCATCGGACCTGACCACCCGGAACCGGGCGCTGGAAGAGATCGCCGATGCCCTGGGCCTGGCGGAACCGCCCCTGCGCATCGAATGCTTCGACATCTCACACACCCAAGGCAGCGAGGTCGTCGGCTCCATGGTGGTCTTCGAGGACGGCCTGGCCCGCAAATCCGACTACCGGAGATTCGTCATCAAAAGCTTCGAGGGATCCAACGACGTGGCGGCCATGGACGAGGTACTGAGCCGGCGCCTCGGCAGGCTGTTGGACGAACGCGGTCGCGATGAGGGCGAATCCGGGCCGCTGCTGGTGGATCCCACCACAGGTGCCCCCCGCAAGTTCGCCTATGCGCCTGCTCTGATCGTCGTTGACGGTGGCTCCCCACAGGTGGCAGCAGCTGCGCGGGTACTGGAGGAGTTCGGCCTGAGCGGGCAGATCGCCCTGTGCGGGCTGGCCAAACGCCTGGAGGAGGTGTGGCTGCCGGGTGAGGAATACCCGGTGATCCTGCCTCGTGCATCCGAGGGGCTGTACCTGCTGCAGCGGGTTCGTGACGAGGCCCACCGGTTCGCCATCACGCACCACCGGAGCAGGCGCAGCAAGTCGATGTTGTCCTCCGCCCTGGATGCGGTACCCGGCCTGGGGGAGATGCGCCGAAAAGCATTGCTCTCCCATTTCGGGTCGCTGAAAAAGCTACGCGGAGCCACTCCGGAGGAGATTGCTGCCGTCCCCGGGATCGGAGCCACACTGGCCGCCGCCATCCACGAGGCCGTTTCCGGTGTGGGTGGCGAGGCCCTCAACCTGGCCACCGGAGAGGTTACGCCGACCTGA
- a CDS encoding energy-coupling factor transporter transmembrane protein EcfT — translation MNVHASLLGLHQPGEGWLFRLGVGWKYLLMLTLSIPALVLQAWPVTCGSLALTVVLLMSSGVGPARALRIGWVMWLILGLLVAYQLVVLNPHAAVVVPGNLLLAILAARLLTLTTPTPALMDALIVALHPLRFVGLNPERTALAVALMIRSIPYLLGLFDDARDAARARGAERNVVALLMPMVLGSVAHAERTGEALAARGLGERER, via the coding sequence GTGAATGTGCACGCGAGCCTGCTCGGTCTCCACCAGCCGGGGGAGGGGTGGCTGTTCCGGCTCGGGGTGGGATGGAAATACCTCCTCATGCTCACCCTGAGCATCCCCGCCCTGGTCCTTCAGGCCTGGCCGGTCACCTGTGGGTCACTGGCCCTGACAGTCGTGTTGTTGATGAGCTCCGGGGTCGGTCCGGCCCGGGCGCTGCGGATCGGATGGGTGATGTGGCTGATCCTCGGGTTGCTGGTCGCCTACCAGCTGGTGGTTCTGAATCCGCACGCGGCAGTGGTCGTGCCCGGGAACCTGCTGCTGGCCATCCTTGCGGCGCGTCTGTTAACCCTCACCACCCCGACACCGGCGCTGATGGACGCCCTGATCGTGGCCCTGCATCCGCTCAGGTTTGTCGGCCTCAACCCCGAGCGGACAGCACTGGCGGTGGCTCTGATGATCCGCTCCATCCCCTACCTGCTAGGTCTGTTTGACGACGCGAGGGACGCCGCCCGTGCCCGCGGGGCGGAACGCAACGTGGTGGCGCTCCTCATGCCGATGGTGCTCGGGTCCGTCGCTCACGCGGAACGCACGGGGGAAGCCCTGGCTGCTCGGGGTCTTGGCGAACGCGAACGGTGA
- the whiA gene encoding DNA-binding protein WhiA — protein sequence MALTQKVKTELAAVATPHPNARRAEVATMLRFGGGLHLVGGRIVIEAELDSAPAARRLRTYIHDLYSLDSDLLVINATGLRRTTRYAVRVIRDGEALARLTGLVDQRRRPVRGLPAVVVGGSIADSVAVWRGAFLARGSLTEPGRSMALEVTCPGSEAALALSGAARRLGITVKSRESRGVDRVVLRDGEAIADLLTRMGAQETRLIWEERRMRREVKAQANRLANFDDANLRRSARAAVAASARVERALEILGEDAPAHLVAAGKLRIEHRQASLEELGKLHDPPLTKDAVAGRIRRLLATADKAAEAAGIPNTEASLPADLGEAQ from the coding sequence ATGGCGTTGACTCAGAAGGTGAAGACGGAGTTGGCGGCGGTGGCAACCCCCCACCCAAATGCGCGTCGGGCGGAGGTCGCGACGATGCTCAGGTTCGGAGGTGGGCTCCACCTCGTGGGTGGCCGCATCGTCATTGAGGCGGAACTGGACTCCGCCCCGGCGGCTCGAAGGCTACGCACCTACATCCATGATCTTTATTCCTTGGACTCGGATCTTCTGGTGATCAACGCCACAGGGCTGCGCCGCACCACCCGATACGCGGTACGGGTCATCCGCGACGGCGAGGCCCTGGCCCGGCTCACCGGTTTGGTGGATCAGCGGCGGCGCCCGGTCAGGGGGCTGCCAGCCGTGGTTGTCGGAGGCTCCATCGCCGATTCTGTCGCGGTGTGGCGTGGGGCGTTCCTAGCCCGTGGATCCCTGACCGAGCCGGGGCGTTCCATGGCCCTCGAGGTCACATGTCCTGGATCGGAGGCTGCATTGGCGCTCAGCGGTGCCGCCCGCAGGCTCGGCATCACAGTGAAATCACGCGAGTCGCGTGGTGTTGATCGCGTGGTTCTCCGGGATGGTGAGGCCATCGCTGACCTGCTGACCCGGATGGGAGCCCAGGAAACGCGCCTGATCTGGGAGGAACGTCGTATGAGGCGAGAGGTCAAGGCCCAGGCGAACCGATTGGCAAATTTCGACGACGCGAATCTGCGGCGTTCTGCCAGGGCCGCGGTTGCCGCCAGTGCCAGGGTGGAACGTGCCCTGGAGATTCTGGGAGAGGATGCCCCCGCGCACCTGGTTGCCGCGGGCAAGCTTCGCATCGAACACCGCCAGGCGAGCCTGGAAGAGCTTGGCAAACTGCACGACCCGCCACTGACAAAGGATGCAGTGGCCGGGCGCATCCGGCGTCTGCTCGCCACAGCCGACAAGGCTGCCGAGGCTGCGGGCATCCCCAACACCGAAGCCTCATTGCCCGCTGACCTGGGTGAAGCCCAGTAA
- a CDS encoding MFS transporter, protein MRDFAELLRTPGLARVMASQLAARLPAGMFSLGMLMHVEHVQGNYTSAGTVLAAFSIGMAAAGPVITRQLNRFGTLPVLLTCLLVTTVSLTPLVIFQLPLWAMTLLAAVAGATIPPVLPTVRTLYPKLVPQHLVTPLFSLDAALQEIIWVFGPVVITTLVVYLGTVAALLIVTGIQLAGGMLFILEPAVRGLRIPRATGRFGKVLANPSVLLMVLVSLLLIGSLAAMEAAVVAWFGEGSLLGGIILAISALGSMIGGFAIGQRPIRPWSLPTRLLVMTLGLVAAVLVSGFGGLALALFVSGLGTAPSIAAISSVIAGSVPFADTAEAYGWITTGQLIGAAMGSALAGIAIDSLDGGRGGMLASLTIGALAVLATATFRNIQADLRNARS, encoded by the coding sequence GTGCGCGATTTTGCCGAACTGCTGCGGACCCCAGGACTGGCGAGAGTCATGGCCAGCCAGCTCGCCGCAAGGCTGCCTGCCGGGATGTTCTCACTCGGCATGCTGATGCACGTCGAACACGTACAGGGCAACTACACCTCCGCCGGCACGGTACTGGCAGCATTTTCGATCGGCATGGCAGCGGCGGGGCCTGTCATCACCCGGCAGCTCAACCGGTTCGGCACCCTGCCGGTACTGCTGACCTGTTTGCTGGTGACCACGGTCTCCCTGACCCCTCTGGTGATCTTCCAGCTCCCCCTGTGGGCAATGACGCTGTTGGCCGCGGTGGCCGGGGCCACCATCCCGCCCGTCCTGCCCACCGTCCGCACCCTCTACCCGAAACTGGTGCCGCAGCACCTCGTCACCCCACTGTTCAGCCTCGACGCCGCGCTGCAGGAGATCATCTGGGTTTTCGGTCCCGTGGTGATCACCACGCTGGTGGTGTACCTGGGGACGGTGGCCGCTCTCCTAATCGTCACAGGGATCCAGCTGGCCGGGGGAATGCTGTTCATACTCGAACCAGCCGTCCGGGGCCTGCGAATCCCCCGGGCGACGGGGCGTTTCGGGAAGGTGCTGGCGAACCCCTCAGTGCTGCTCATGGTCCTGGTCTCCCTGCTGCTGATCGGTTCCCTGGCAGCCATGGAGGCAGCGGTGGTGGCCTGGTTCGGGGAGGGTTCGCTACTCGGCGGGATCATCCTGGCCATCTCGGCCCTCGGTTCCATGATCGGTGGATTCGCGATCGGACAGCGACCCATCAGGCCTTGGTCTCTCCCTACGCGCTTGCTGGTCATGACCCTCGGACTGGTCGCTGCCGTGCTGGTATCGGGCTTCGGGGGGCTGGCGTTGGCTTTGTTCGTCTCGGGGCTGGGCACCGCGCCTTCAATAGCAGCCATCTCATCAGTGATAGCCGGCAGCGTGCCCTTCGCGGACACCGCCGAGGCCTACGGCTGGATCACCACGGGCCAACTGATCGGCGCCGCGATGGGTTCCGCTTTGGCAGGCATCGCCATCGATTCCCTCGACGGGGGCCGGGGCGGGATGCTCGCCAGCCTCACCATCGGCGCCCTGGCAGTACTGGCGACCGCCACTTTCCGCAACATCCAGGCTGATCTGAGAAACGCACGTTCCTGA
- a CDS encoding ABC transporter ATP-binding protein — MIRLADVGLVIPPIHKGDEARVLLKEINLTLAERRIAVIGANGSGKSTLLRLFNGMRQPTSGTVSVKGHDVAKEPRKVRQLVGFIFTDPLAQLLMSTPIEDLTLSLGHLPKKERAGRAQQILDERGLGHVAHQSIYDLSGGERQMVALASVLAVRPEVIVADEPTTLLDLRNKLALRRAFAELEQQVIYSTHDMAVAADADRVIVIEKGQVAADGEPGEAIAWYESAMGGTG, encoded by the coding sequence GTGATCCGACTTGCCGACGTCGGCCTCGTCATCCCACCGATTCACAAGGGTGACGAGGCCAGGGTGCTGCTCAAAGAGATCAACCTGACCCTCGCGGAGCGGCGTATAGCAGTGATCGGTGCCAATGGATCCGGCAAATCGACCCTGCTGAGGCTTTTCAATGGCATGCGTCAGCCGACGTCCGGCACCGTGAGCGTCAAGGGCCACGATGTCGCCAAGGAACCGCGAAAGGTTCGCCAGCTCGTCGGATTCATCTTCACCGATCCGCTGGCCCAGCTGCTGATGTCCACTCCGATCGAGGACCTGACCCTCAGTCTTGGACACCTGCCCAAGAAGGAGCGAGCAGGTCGTGCACAGCAGATTCTCGATGAGCGAGGACTGGGGCATGTGGCCCACCAGAGCATCTACGACCTCTCCGGTGGGGAGCGTCAGATGGTGGCGCTGGCCAGTGTGCTGGCCGTTCGACCGGAGGTGATTGTGGCAGACGAACCCACCACCTTGCTCGACCTGCGCAACAAACTGGCCCTGCGACGCGCCTTCGCTGAGCTGGAGCAACAGGTCATCTATTCCACCCATGACATGGCCGTGGCGGCCGATGCTGACCGGGTGATCGTCATCGAGAAGGGACAGGTGGCCGCTGACGGCGAACCTGGTGAAGCCATCGCCTGGTACGAGAGCGCCATGGGGGGCACCGGGTGA